One genomic region from Desulfovibrio sp. Fe33 encodes:
- a CDS encoding S24 family peptidase, translated as MGFTDNVRQALLDRIGPGKRYPNNKRMADELGVDPSQLNRFLKRERGLNSDSLGHILDRVGVTLTFCDDPSDATREVCFRPPDTGKAGPGAPGPKADDFLAVPLTPPAVAATAGLVPEESVEGWVLVWRHQDSLRFRSNLVAVEILPGELSMAPTLHPGDVALVDRDDRDPRPAGRIMLVREPHERGKATIRRVSTRRLDDDVELIYYSDDSREHPPATYRLGRDFGGDISRAIGGSVVWAWSDMTRK; from the coding sequence ATGGGATTCACCGACAACGTGCGCCAGGCGCTCCTCGACAGGATCGGACCGGGCAAACGCTACCCCAACAACAAGCGGATGGCGGACGAACTCGGGGTCGACCCGTCGCAGCTCAACCGCTTTCTCAAACGCGAACGCGGCCTGAACAGCGACTCACTCGGGCACATTCTTGACCGCGTGGGTGTGACTCTGACATTTTGCGACGACCCCTCCGACGCCACCCGCGAGGTCTGCTTCAGGCCGCCCGACACAGGGAAGGCAGGACCGGGCGCGCCCGGACCCAAGGCGGACGACTTCCTGGCCGTGCCCCTGACGCCGCCCGCGGTTGCGGCCACGGCGGGTCTCGTGCCGGAGGAGAGCGTGGAAGGGTGGGTCCTGGTCTGGCGGCACCAGGACTCCCTCCGTTTCCGATCCAATCTGGTGGCCGTGGAAATCCTGCCCGGGGAGCTGTCCATGGCCCCGACCCTGCACCCCGGCGACGTGGCCCTGGTGGACCGCGACGACCGCGACCCCCGCCCGGCAGGCAGGATCATGCTCGTCCGGGAACCTCACGAGCGGGGGAAGGCGACCATCCGCCGCGTCAGCACCAGAAGGCTGGACGACGACGTAGAGCTCATTTACTACTCGGACGACAGCCGCGAACACCCGCCCGCCACCTACAGGCTGGGACGCGACTTCGGCGGGGACATCTCCCGCGCCATCGGCGGCAGCGTCGTCTGGGCGTGGAGCGACATGACCCGAAAATAG